GAGATCATCGTCTACATCTACACGCCGCTGCCGGAGTCGAGCAAGCACGAGAAGGATCGCGGCAAGCGACCGGGCATGGCGCTGCGCGACCTCAATGGCGATCCCGTGGTCTTCCCGACCTCACCGGAGGAGTGGATGCGGAAGCGCTGGGTGGATTACGCCTGCCATGCCGACGCACCCTGGCTGACCGACGACCTGCGCCGGCACATCCAGGATTTCGTCACGGTGCTGCGTTGCCGCTTCCCCACCGTGCAGGACCTGCGTTCGCCGCCGTGGGCCAAGCGCGGGCTGAGCGCGCTGGCCGCACGTCGCTACCGGCAGGGTCGTTACGACCGGCCGTGGGAACTCAACCTTGCCAACCGCCTGGTGCGCCTGCGCCTGCCACAGGTTTCCGGCCTGTAGGCGTGCACGTCGCGCAGATCAATGTGCAGCCGATGCCGGCGGCGTGCAGCCCCGAGGAGCTGTTCGCCCGCTGGCCGTCGATGGCGGACATCCCCGAGGCGACGGCCACCGCCGGCACACGGGTCTCGGTCATCCAGGCCGCGGCGTGCGACCTGCATCTCACCCGGCAGGGCATCGATTACCACTTCGTCGATCTGCGCGGCAGGACGTCGGCGGCGACGCGCGCGGTGCGCTTCGCCGATGTGCTGTACCGGCTGTCGCCCGACGTGCTCCACCTGCATGGCCTGGGCTTCGCGCACGATGCCTTCGAGCTGTACCGACGGCTGCCCGACCTGCCCATCCTCATCCAGGACCACGCCGACCCGCCGCCGGCCCGTTGGCTGCGCCTGCCATACCGCCGCTGGTATTCCGCGGCGTCGGGGGTGGCCTTCACCTCGGCGGCGCTGTCCATCCCTTTCACCTCGGCTGGCCTGTTCGGGCCCGGTACGCGCGTGTTCGCCATCCCGGAATCCAGCAGCCGGTTCGTTCCGAGCGACATGGCGACGGCACGTGCGAAAAGCGGCCTGCATGGCAGCCCGTGCATCCTCTCGATCGGCCATCTCGCCGAAGGCAAGGATCCGCTCACCGTGCTGGAAGGTTTCGCACGGGCCGCACAGCACCTGCCGGACGCGCACCTTTGGATCGCGTCCGGCAGCGCCCCGATGCTGGCGCAGGTGCAACGGTGCGTGGCCGAGGATGGGCGTCTCGCCCGACGCGTGCACCTGCTCGGCCAGCTGGTCCACGCCGATGTGCAGACCGCGCTCCAGGCCGCCGATCTGTTCGTCTCGGGCAGCCGCGCCGAAAGCTGCGGTTTTGCGCTGCTGGAGGCGCTCGCGTGCGGTGTCACCCCCGTGGTGACGGATATTCCCGCGTTTCGCGCCCTGACGCTCGGGCGCATCGGCGAGCTCTGGCCGGTCGGCGATGCCGGTTTCCTGGCCGCGGCACTGGTGCGCGCGTCGGCCGGGCGACCCTCCGCGGCCAGTGTGCGCGCGCATTTCGACAAGGCGTTGTCGTTCGAGGCCGTGGGCCGGCAGTGGGCCGCGGCGTATGCGGCGCTCGTGGGCGCCCGATACGAGGGCAGGGCATGAAGCTGGCCATCGTGCTTCCCGGGGGCGTCGATCGCTCCGGCGAGTGTCGGGTGATTCCCGTTTTCCTGGCGCTGATCGAGCGGCTGGCCCGGCGACACGAGGTGCACGTGTTCGTGCTGTACCAGGAGCCGCTGCCGGCCACGTGGCGACTGGTCGGCGCGCACATCCACAACATCGGCCGGCGGCGATCGCGCCTGCGCGCCGTTGCGGCGATCCGCGCGGAACACCGTATCGCACCGTTCGACCTGGTCCAGTCGATCTTTTCCGGCGATTGCGGACTGATCGCCGTGGTCGCGGCGATGCTGATCGCTCGCCCAAGCGCGGTCCACGTGGCCGGCGGGGAACTGGTGGCGCTGCATGCCATCGGCTACGGCGGCCGCCGTGACTGGAAGGGTCGTCTGCGCGAAGCCTTCGTGCTGCGCTTCGCCGATGCGGTGACCGCGGCCAGTGCGCCGATCATCGATGCGTTGCGCGGTCTGGGGGTAGCAGCACGGCGCCTGCCGCTGGGCGTGGACCTGGATGCATGGCCGGTGCGGGCACCGCGCCGCCGCGCGCAGGGCACGGCGCGGCTGATCCACGTGGCCAGCCTCAACCGCGTCAAGGACCAGACCACGCTGCTGCATGCCCTGGCGCGGGTGGCCCCGCCGTTCGTACTGGATATCGTCGGTGTCGATACGCTGGACGGCGAGATCCATGCGCTGGCGCAACGGCTGGGACTGGATGACCGCGTGCATTTCCTGGGTTTTCGCACACAGCGGCAGTTGCAGCCGCTGCTGGTGGCGGCCGACCTCTTGCTGGTGTCGTCGTTGCACGAGGCCGGCCCGCTGGTCGTGCTGGAAGCCGCCGTGGCTGGCGTGCCCGCCGTGGGTACCGCCGTGGGTCATCTCGTGGAGTGGGCACCGGCCGCGGCGCTGGCGGTGCCGGTGAACGACGCCGGGGCGTTGGCCGGCTGCATCCAGCAGGTGCTCGACGACGAAGACCTGCGGCTGCGGCTTGCCAGGGAAGCGCAGCAGCGCGCTGTAGCCGAGGATGCCGATATGACGGCACTCGCGTTCGAGACGCTCTATCGTGAGGTGCGCGCCCGCCGTGGCGCGGTCAGCCCGGGCGTCTGACGCCGTAGCCGAGTGCGGCGCGTACGACGTAGAGCGTGTCCATGCGCGGCACAGGCCGGGTCAGCCGGGTGAGTATCCGCCGCCCGTGGCTGCGCTTCACCCAGGCCTGGCCTTGCAGCCACAGCTGCGTACGCGCCAGGTCGGCGCGCTCCTGCATGTTTTCCTCGGTAAGGCGGAAGCGGTTGCGCACGGCGCGCCCGATGTCCCGCATCGTGCGTGCCCATTCGATCCCGGGCAGCGCCTGTGCCCAGAGCGCGGAGCACGACAGTTGCGTGAGCGTGCGGCGGCGCGAGGTGCGCCGTAGCCAGCCGTGGCACTCGCCGTCCAGCCGTGCGACCACCGCGGACGGGATCGCCCCGGGGTAATACCGCGAGACCAGCGCCAGCGGCGGGAACGCCCACCATGCGGAGCCGTCGGTCCACAGCACGTCCCAGTCGGCCGTATCCATGCGTGTGGCAAGCAGGGCGATGTCGTGCAGGTGCAGCAGCCGGATACTGCGGCCGCAGATGTTGCCGGCGGCGTGCAGCAACAGGTGACACATCAGGGCGCCGTGCGACGGGTAGGGCTGGATGCCCGGTGCGTGCAGCGGCACGCGGGCAGTGATGTCCACCGTGGCAATGGGCAAGCGTTCCTGGATGCGCGTGTGCAGCTCGATGTTGACCGGCGTATCGCGATGCTCGCCCAGGCCGACCGTCGGCGCACCCACGGCCGGCTTGAACGCACGATGCCGCCAGTGCGCGAAGGATTCCACATAGCCCAGGTCCTTCAACAGCCCGGCCGCAGCGTCGAGGTCGGCCTCGGCAACCAGCAGGTCGATGTCCGCCATCGGTCGCTCGCCGGGCGTGTAGACACCCAGGGCATGCAGGGACGAGCCCTTCAGCGCCACCAGGGAGACCGACGCCGCGCGCGCGCCCGCATCGATGCGTTCCAGGAGCGTCGCGATACGCCGGTGGCGCGCCTCCACATGGTCGCGCTGTTCGGCGAGGAACGGGTTCCAGTCCGGGTGCCGCCAGCCCGTGCGCCCAGCCAGCAGGGGCGACACGCCGTGCGCGGCGGCCGCGGCCAGGGCGAGCCGCCATTGCAGGTCGGTCCAGTCGGGCGTGGTGCTTTCCGGTGCCGGCGTGGCCAGCTGCTCGGCCAATGCTTCGGTCGCGTGCCGCAGTCCCCGGCGGATGGACGACAGTGGCGGCAGGCCCGTGCTCAAAGCTGGGTCAAGGCGATACGTCGCCTCGCCTCGCGCGGCACCGGCGTGGGGTTTTCGTTGCGGTGCAAGTGCTCGCTGGCGACCAGGGCATCCCAACGGGCGTCCAGGGCATCGCGCTGTGCCGCCGGTGCGGTCCGCAGCGTGACTTCTTCATGCAGCAGGTCGCGCACGTGCCGGTAGAACGCGGAATCGTAGGCGCCGCGGAACATCATCGACAGGTCGCCGCTTTCCTCCCAGTGTGTCTGCTGGCCCAGCTGGGCCTTCACTTCCTCGTAGAACGGCGTCCCGGGCAGGGGATAGGATACGCTCACCCCGACATCGTCGGGTGCGGCGCGCACCACCAGGTCACGGGTGGCGAGCAGGTCGTCCAGCGCCTCGCCCAGGTAACCCAGCTGGATGAAGAAGCCGACGCGGATGCCCTGCGCGCCCAGTCGTTCGCGCGCGGCGATCAGGTCGGGTACGTGCGTACCCTTGGTCATGCGGTCCAGCACGCGCTGGCTGCCGCTCTCCGCGCCGATCCACGCCTCGGCGCAGCCGGCCCGCGCCAGCGCGGTGACCATGCGCTCGCTGGCCAGGTCGGCGCGCGTCTGGATCATGAAGGGGATGGAGCCGTCGTTCGCCTCGAGGTGCTCGGCGAACGCCGTGACCCAGTCCACGTGGAAACCGAAGATATCGTCGGCCATCCAGATGTGGTCCGGCGCGTAGGTCGTCTTCAGGTACGCCATCTCCGCGGCGACGTCCTCGGCGGGGCGCTGCTTGTAGTGGTTGCCCCAGATCGGTTTCGCGCACCAGTTGCAGCGGAACGGGCAACCGCGCGATGCGGCCATGTTGAGGCTGAAGTAACCGTGCCGCTCGCGCCAGAACGTGCGGTAGCGCGGCATGTCGATCAGGTCCCACGCCGGTTGCCCGACCAGGCGTCCATCCGGCGGGAGGATGCCGGTGCGGTGAACCTGCGTCTGTCCCGTCACCCGCGTGGCGATGCCGGGCACGCCGTCAGTCCAGCTCGTGGCGTCGATGTCCGGCTGCGCCGCCAGGCGTTCGCTCAGGGCGACGAGGGCGGCGATGCCCTCGCCCACGAGCACGACATCGGCGCCGGCGTCCAGGAACGCGTCGGGATGATCGGAGGCGTCCGATCCGGCGACGATCACGCGGGCACCGGCCGCGCGTGCCTCGCCGATCATCCGGCAGGCCGCGTCGCGCATGCGGCCGAGGCACATCTTGGTGAGGAAGTTGAAATTGTCCTCGTAGAAGACGACCAGGTCGGGCGCGGCATCCTTCAATGCCGGCGCATAGTCACCGACACCCTCGGCCAGCATGGCGTCGAACAGCGACACCGCGTGGCCGCTATCGCGCAGCAGGGCCGCGATCTGGATCGTGGCCAGCGGGGGATAGGGCTTGCCGCGTTCCCACTGCTTCCGGTCGTCGCGAAGGAAGTAGGAATGGCCGACCTGGATCGTGAGCATCGCTTTGAGAGCCTGTGCGCGGTTTGCCTCGTGAGTGCCGTCGGAGCGGAGATGGGTTGTGTTTTTCTGCACCGGCAACCTTTGCCGTCCCGAGGCGCACTCATGTGCACTATTCCGACCGTGGCGTCGTCCGTGTTACGGCGCGGCCCCGGTCAACGAGCGGCGAGATGGCCTTGACCTACCAGCACGACCCCGGCGTGAGCGACCCTTTCTCGGAGCACACGGTGCTGCCGTTCACCGTATGCAAGGAGCTGCTCGGCGGACGGTTCCAGTTCGACAGCGCCAGCGAGGCGTTGCTGGACCTGGTGGAGGCGGCCTACGGCGGATTGCCCGCCCAGCGGCGTCACGACGTGCCGCCCGTGTTCCGTGTCGAACTGCGGCTGACGCCGCATCGGGCGCGCGAAGGCGACTGGACACCGCCGACCATGCGTACGCAGGCGGGCGTGGGCTTGCTTTGCGGCGTGATGGACGAGTCCAACTATGTCGTCGTCTCGCCGGAGCGACACCACGCGCTGGTCGTGGTGTCGGCGGACATGCTGGCGCACCCCTACCATGTGCGCTACGAAATGATCGAGTTCGCCGTCTACCTGCTGGCGGCGCGCGGCATGCAACTGGTGCCCCTGCACGGTGCGTGCG
This DNA window, taken from Luteibacter sp. 9135, encodes the following:
- a CDS encoding glycosyltransferase family 4 protein, translating into MPAACSPEELFARWPSMADIPEATATAGTRVSVIQAAACDLHLTRQGIDYHFVDLRGRTSAATRAVRFADVLYRLSPDVLHLHGLGFAHDAFELYRRLPDLPILIQDHADPPPARWLRLPYRRWYSAASGVAFTSAALSIPFTSAGLFGPGTRVFAIPESSSRFVPSDMATARAKSGLHGSPCILSIGHLAEGKDPLTVLEGFARAAQHLPDAHLWIASGSAPMLAQVQRCVAEDGRLARRVHLLGQLVHADVQTALQAADLFVSGSRAESCGFALLEALACGVTPVVTDIPAFRALTLGRIGELWPVGDAGFLAAALVRASAGRPSAASVRAHFDKALSFEAVGRQWAAAYAALVGARYEGRA
- a CDS encoding glycosyltransferase family 4 protein gives rise to the protein MKLAIVLPGGVDRSGECRVIPVFLALIERLARRHEVHVFVLYQEPLPATWRLVGAHIHNIGRRRSRLRAVAAIRAEHRIAPFDLVQSIFSGDCGLIAVVAAMLIARPSAVHVAGGELVALHAIGYGGRRDWKGRLREAFVLRFADAVTAASAPIIDALRGLGVAARRLPLGVDLDAWPVRAPRRRAQGTARLIHVASLNRVKDQTTLLHALARVAPPFVLDIVGVDTLDGEIHALAQRLGLDDRVHFLGFRTQRQLQPLLVAADLLLVSSLHEAGPLVVLEAAVAGVPAVGTAVGHLVEWAPAAALAVPVNDAGALAGCIQQVLDDEDLRLRLAREAQQRAVAEDADMTALAFETLYREVRARRGAVSPGV
- a CDS encoding nucleotidyltransferase family protein, with the protein product MSTGLPPLSSIRRGLRHATEALAEQLATPAPESTTPDWTDLQWRLALAAAAAHGVSPLLAGRTGWRHPDWNPFLAEQRDHVEARHRRIATLLERIDAGARAASVSLVALKGSSLHALGVYTPGERPMADIDLLVAEADLDAAAGLLKDLGYVESFAHWRHRAFKPAVGAPTVGLGEHRDTPVNIELHTRIQERLPIATVDITARVPLHAPGIQPYPSHGALMCHLLLHAAGNICGRSIRLLHLHDIALLATRMDTADWDVLWTDGSAWWAFPPLALVSRYYPGAIPSAVVARLDGECHGWLRRTSRRRTLTQLSCSALWAQALPGIEWARTMRDIGRAVRNRFRLTEENMQERADLARTQLWLQGQAWVKRSHGRRILTRLTRPVPRMDTLYVVRAALGYGVRRPG
- a CDS encoding B12-binding domain-containing radical SAM protein, yielding MPVQKNTTHLRSDGTHEANRAQALKAMLTIQVGHSYFLRDDRKQWERGKPYPPLATIQIAALLRDSGHAVSLFDAMLAEGVGDYAPALKDAAPDLVVFYEDNFNFLTKMCLGRMRDAACRMIGEARAAGARVIVAGSDASDHPDAFLDAGADVVLVGEGIAALVALSERLAAQPDIDATSWTDGVPGIATRVTGQTQVHRTGILPPDGRLVGQPAWDLIDMPRYRTFWRERHGYFSLNMAASRGCPFRCNWCAKPIWGNHYKQRPAEDVAAEMAYLKTTYAPDHIWMADDIFGFHVDWVTAFAEHLEANDGSIPFMIQTRADLASERMVTALARAGCAEAWIGAESGSQRVLDRMTKGTHVPDLIAARERLGAQGIRVGFFIQLGYLGEALDDLLATRDLVVRAAPDDVGVSVSYPLPGTPFYEEVKAQLGQQTHWEESGDLSMMFRGAYDSAFYRHVRDLLHEEVTLRTAPAAQRDALDARWDALVASEHLHRNENPTPVPREARRRIALTQL